A single Gadus macrocephalus chromosome 22, ASM3116895v1 DNA region contains:
- the zgc:91910 gene encoding zinc finger protein 706-like: protein MARGQQKIQSQQKNAKKASDKKKGGLAEQKSSAMAALVHTCPVCRTMMPDPKTFKQHFESKHPKSPMPPELVDVKA, encoded by the exons ATGGCTCGAGGGCAGCAGAAGATCCAGTCCCAGCAGAAGAACGCCAAGAAGGCTTCAGATAAAAAGAAGGGTGGTTTGGCTGAGCAGAAGTCATCAGCAATGGCAGCTCTGGTCCACACCTGCCCTGTCTGCAGG ACAATGATGCCAGACCCCAAGACCTTCAAGCAGCATTTTGAGAGCAAACACCCCAAGTCCCCCATGCCTCCAGAGCTTGTGGACGTCAAGGCATAG
- the marcksl1b gene encoding MARCKS-related protein 1-B, with the protein MGSQASKGEVVAEANAAAADGAAVKTNGQENGHVKTNGEVSAKADGETAATNGSAEAAKEPAASGDAIEPAPAADGEAAKADAGAAKETPKKKKKKFSLKKPFNFKLNLKKTKKGAEAVKEEAPAGEAAATAAASPTEGKPAENGAAAAATTATTEEKKEVKEEAAAGGAEAAPKAEEAAAPAKEEAPKEEAKEEAAPAPEATKPTEETPSPSATPSENKE; encoded by the exons ATGGGATCACAGGCTTCCAAGGGAGAGGTGGTCGCTGAGGCGAACGCTGCTGCCGCCGACGGTGCAGCGGTCAAAACCAATGGACAG GAGAATGGACACGTCAAGACCAACGGCGAGGTCTCCGCGAAGGCTGACGGGGAAACGGCCGCCACCAACGGCTCGGCCGAGGCCGCCAAGGAACCCGCCGCCAGCGGCGACGCCATCGAGCCCGCGCCCGCCGCTGACGGAGAGGCGGCCAAGGCGGACGCCGGAGCCGCCAAGGAGacccccaagaagaagaagaagaagttctCCCTCAAGAAGCCCTTCAACTTCAAGCTCAACCTTAAGAAGACCAAGAAGGGCGCTGAGGCGGTGAAAGAGGAGGCGCCGGCCGGCGAGGCCgctgccaccgccgccgccagcccCACTGAGGGGAAGCCAGCCGAGaacggcgccgccgccgccgccaccaccgccaccacagaggagaagaaggaggtgaaggaggaggcggcggccggAGGAGCCGAGGCTGCCCCAAAGGCTGAGGAGGCCGCAGCACCGGCCAAGGAGGAGGCCCCCAAAGAGGAGGCCAAGGAAGAGGCCGCTCCGGCACCTGAGGCCACAAAACCCACAGAGGAGACCCCCAGCCCGAGTGCCACCCCGTCTGAAAACAAAGAGTGA
- the bmp8a gene encoding bone morphogenetic protein 8A, with protein sequence MGSDYPSSRRTAGDSGSSRSPTHTRCSCGNGSGSSRRVRGVRCSPFLHPRTLFLVPLLLLLSLPLWSQQAEAVVHSSFKRLSGREKKEMQKEILSVLGLPGRPRPHPPLRPPSSAPLFMLDLYHAVSAEGEEQGNDILGNNGVRMGVADGRGHVIHGVLPTLSTHTAPLGTVISEADTVMSFVNLVEQERDLLQPRPYWKEFRFDLTPLPQGETVTAAEFRIYKTLTMGQRANRTLHISVYEIQRDNRHREPELVLLDIQSVPAGQEGWLAFDVTSASNRWLLHPRSNLGIRLYVETEEDRSLSAGWIGLVGRRGPRSKQPFMVTFFRASQIPCRPPRAVKPNPRKKKHKYDLPVPSIHDHSHANSGRQACRKHELYVSFSDLGWKDWVLAPTGYSAYYCDGECLYPLGSCMNATNHALIQQVVHLLKPEEVPKACCAPTKLSPISVLFYDEHNNVILKKHRNMVVKTCGCL encoded by the exons ATGGGGTCGGACTATCCTTCCTCCCGCCGGACCGCGGGCGACTCTGGGAGCTCTAggagccccacacacactcgctgCAGCTGTGGCaacggcagcggcagcagcaggagAGTCAGGGGTGTCCGCTGCTCCCCGTTCCTCCATCCCCGGACCCTGTTCCTGgtccccctgctgctgctgctgtccctgCCCCTGTGGAGCCAGCAGGCCGAGGCCGTGGTGCACTCCAGCTTCAAGCGGCTCAGCGGCCGGGAGAAGAAGGAGATGCAGAAGGAGATCCTGTCCGTCCTGGGCCTGCCGGGGAGACCCAGGCCCCACCCCCCGCTCCGGCCGCCCTCCTCGGCCCCCCTGTTCATGCTGGACCTGTACCACGCCGTGTCGGCCGAGGGCGAGGAGCAGGGGAACGACATCCTGGGTAATAACGGAGTGAGGATGGGCGTGGCCGATGGGCGGGGTCACGTGATCCACGGCGTGCTGCCGACCCTCAGCACGCACACGGCGCCGCTGGGGACGGTGATCAGCGAGGCGGACACCGTGATGAGCTTCGTCAACCTGG tggagcaggagagggatcTGCTGCAGCCCCGGCCCTACTGGAAGGAGTTCCGCTTcgacctcacccccctcccgcAGGGGGAGACGGTGACCGCCGCAGAGTTCCGTATCTACAAGACCCTGACGATGGGCCAGCGGGCTAACCGCACCCTCCATATCTCCGTCTACGAGATCCAGCGAGACAACAGACACAG AGAGCCTGAACTGGTTCTGCTGGACATCCAGTCCGTCCCTGCTGGCCAGGAAGGTTGGCTGGCCTTTGACGTCACCTCCGCCTCCAACCGCTGGCTCCTCCACCCGCGCAGTAACCTGGGGATACGGCTCTACGTGGAGACAGAGGAAG ATCGCTCCCTGTCCGCGGGCTGGATCGGTTTGGTTGGGCGCCGGGGCCCTCGTTCCAAGCAGCCCTTCATGGTGACGTTCTTCAGGGCCAGCCAGATTCCCTGCCGCCCACCGCGCGCCGTCAAACCAAACCCCCGCAAGAAGAAACACAAATACGACCTGCCCGTCCCCAGCATACATG ATCACAGTCACGCCAACAGTGGGCGCCAGGCGTGCAGAAAACACGAACTCTACGTCAGCTTCAGTGACCTCGGCTGGAAG GACTGGGTGTTGGCCCCTACGGGCTACTCTGCCTACTACTGTGATGGGGAATGTCTTTACCCTCTGGGCTCCTGCATGAACGCGACCAACCACGCCCTCATCCAACAAGTG GTGCATCTGTTAAAGCCAGAGGAGGTGCCCAAGGCGTGCTGCGCACCCACCAAACTGAGTCCCATCTCGGTGCTCTTCTACGACGAACACAACAACGTCATCCTCAAGAAGCACCGCAACATGGTGGTCAAGACCTGCGGATGTCTATGA